From Candidatus Bathyarchaeia archaeon:
GGGTCTGCCTTTCAACCTCCTCTAACCTCATAACCAGCTTATCCCAATCGTCCAATATCCTCTTAGCTTTATCCTCAAGGGTCTTCACCTTCTCCTCTAGAGCATTGGCTCTGCTCACCGCCTCATCACTTCTTACAGAGGAAGCTTCAACTTTAAAGGCAATAGTCTCTAAATTTTCGGCAACTCGCTTGAGCTCCCTACTGAAACTCAAAATGATATCATTAAAAACGCCCTTAGCCCTGCTGTATTCCTCCCTAATCTTTGCGAGATTACGGTAATATTCAAAAGCGAAACCTACTGCAACCCCAAAAAATAAAATTGAAAGGACAATTATGAAATCCACAAAACTCCCACCTGTGACCTAAAAGTGACCTTAACGTGATTTTGCATGTCGCATCACACGTCACATTCAATAGTCATAACATTTAAAGGTTACGACTAATGAAATATGACATCACAAATCACAAATTCCATCAAGAATCTACCTAGAGTCTTGGGATAAAAACTCGTTTTTATGGCGTTTTAGCGTCAAAACCTTTTATTTTCGAGGCTTCAGTATCCATCTTTGGAACTGATTTTCTGTGATTTGTGATGTCACGTAAATCCTTCGCTAGGTTCAGAGAGTCTTTTTAGGCTTATTTCAAGTTCCTTTCTCAACATTTCGAGGAATTTTGACCGTTCTTCTCCTTTTTCTGGCAGGCTTTTGTGGGCTTCTATGTATTCTTGCAGTCTGTTTGCTGCTTCAATGTATGTGTCTAGTGTTGTGGTTTCGAAAATTCCAAGGTATCCTAGGAGTAGGATTGTGTAAATGGACTTAATGACGTTTTCTCGGGCTTGTTTTAAAGTTCTGTTGAAAGCTCCACGGCTTATTTTGGCTTTTGTTAGGCGTAATTTGGCTTTTTCATCGTATTTTAAAGGTTTTCCGGCTAAATTTTCGGCCAGAATATCTATTAAGAGAGTTTCAAGCTGAACTTTTGTTAAATGGCTATTTTTTGCAAGTATTTTTACAATGGAGTCTTCTAAAGATTTTTCTAACAATTCCTTAATGGTCTCTTTAAGCTTCATTTCTTTTTACTCACCGTTAGTTTGCAGTGGATACACTTTTGTATACAGCCTACTAAAGTATAATGTTTGTGATGTAAAGTTGTCCCTTATTTGGCATAAGTATTATATTGTTGGATGGTGCAGCACCATGATGAGGCATTACCTTGACATTTCATAATCAAGCTGCGGAACGGCTTAAAAACATAAAGGCGTCTGGAATTCGCCGTTTTTTTGCATTGGCGAAAGAAATTCCAGACGTTATTAATTTAAGCGTTGGAGAACCTGACTTTTCTCCTCCAAGTCATGTTTTGGAGGGCGGTTTAAAGGCGGTTATGCAGGGCAAGACCCACTATACTCCAACTAATGGTATTCCAGAACTTAGGGAAGCGCTTGCTAGAAAAGCATACAGAGACTATGGCCTCAGATACGACCCGAATTCTGAGATTCTGGTCACGGTTGGCGGGACTGAAGCTATTGCCCTTGCTATTCTTGCTCTAGTAAATCCTGAGGATGAGGTTTTAATTCCAGATCCTGGCTTTGTCTGTTACTCTCCCAATGTTCTATTGGCTGGAGGCCTTCCTGTTTCCGTTCCCCTCTTAGAGCAAAACGGGTTTAAACCTTCCATTGATACTGTGATATCACTCATCACGGGTAAGTCACGTGTGATGATAATCAACTCACCGAACAATCCCACCGGCACGGTCTTGTCGTATGATGATTTGGCGGCTCTTGCAAGAATTGCTGTTGAACGTGATTTAATTGTGATTTCCGATGAAGTTTATGAGAACATAGTGTATGATGATGCAAAGCATTATTGTTTGGCGTCTTTTCCCGGAATGCGGGAACGCACTTTAGTCATCAACTCATTTTCGAAAACATATGCTATGACGGGGCTTAGAGTTGGGTATGTTTACGGGCCTAGGGAGTTAGTGTACCCCCTTTGGCTTGTTCATCAATACTTTGTTGCGTGTGTAGACACCTTTGCGCAATATGCTGCTTTGGCGGCGCTGGAGGGGCCGCAAGACTTTGTTAAAGAGATGGTTAGAGAGTTTGATCGGCGGAGACGCTTTGTTTACAAGAGGTTAAACGAAATTGAAGGCTTTTCCTGCAATCTCCCTAAAGGTGCCTTCTACGTTTTCCCAAACATTAAAAGGTTCCAGAGATCCTCTGAGGAGTTTTCTCAAATGCTTTTGAAGGAGGCTCGCGTGGCAACAGTTCCAGGATCGGCGTTTGGCTCTTATGGCGAGGGCTACATTAGACTTTCTTATGCTGCCTCTTACGAGCAATTGGAGGAGGCGATGAATCGCATCGAAAAGGTGGTCAAGCAGCTTAAAGTTTAGTTTTCAAAGGTTTTCTGCTTTTTCTTTTAGTTTGTCAAAGATTTCTGGGCGCAGGTCTTTCAATGTCGGTACGAAAGGTTCTACTTGACGTATTTCAGTGTAATCAATTTCGCCTATCACGAGGTCTTCCTCGTCATACTTAGCTGATACAATGATCCTTCCATTTGGGCCCACTAGTCTACTTCCTCCCCAGAACTGTAGCCCATCTTCTATGCCGACGAGGTTCACGTATGCTAGGAATGCTGTGTTTTCCATGGCTCTTGCAACTGTTAGGGTTTCGAAGAATGCTTTACGGACGGCGGGTGAGGCTGAGATACAAATAATTAACTGCGCGCCTTCAAGTCTTGTTAGGCGACTTACCTCGGGGAAAAAGACGTCATAACATATGATTAACCCTATCCTCCCAAGGTCCGTTTCGAAGACTCCGACATGGTGTCCTTGTCTGAAATACCTTTTCTCCTCAAATACGCTATGGGTTGGCAAATACATTTTTCGATATCTTCCGATTAAGCCCTGCGGTCCCACAATGACGGCGGTGTTATATAGTGTAGCTTGGGTTTTCTCGCTTAATTCCGGCATTCCAAAGATAATATAGGCTTCTTGCTCTTGGGCTATACGCTCTATCCTATTCGTTGAGGGGCCAGGAATGGTTTCTGCCAGTTTGTAAAGTTCGTCTCCAAGCATGTAGCCTGTCAATGAAAGTTCTGGGAAAATTACGAGGTCCGCGTTTTGTTGTTTTGCCCTTTTAGTATATTCTTCAATTTTTTGCGTGTTGGCTTCTTTGTCTCCTCGTTGGCAGTTTATTTGGGCTAAGGCAACCCTAAACCTTTGTTTCATACCTTCACCATTTTCATGATTGGGTGTGGGGTAATCTGAAGTCAAATCCAACGGTTCTATATTGGATTTTTGTTGTTAGTGGCATTCTCCTCTTGTGCTCCATGGCCCTCCATCTTTTTTCGATTTTTTCCACAAGCTCCCGCTTTATGTTGAGCTGTTCCGCTATTTCCTCTACTTTCATGAAATGTTCAAGTCCATAGAGAATAAGGTCTAGCAATTCATACTTTACGCCTATTTCCTCCTCTGCTGTTTGTCCGGGCCAAAGCATTGGTGTTGCTGGTTTGTTTGCGATGTCCTCTGGGATACCAATGTGTTTTGCCAGTTTGCGCACTTGGGTTTTGTAAAGGTCCATTAGGGGTGCTATGTCTGCTGCTATGTCCCCCCACTTGGTGAAGTATCCTATCATGGTTTCAGATTTGTCTGAGCTCCCACATACTATAAGGTTGAATTTATTGGCATAGTAATATAGGTAAAGCATCCGTGTACGGGCTTTCAAGTTGCCCTTGCAAAGTTTGTCCTCTGGGTCGAAGGCTGGTATTGTTTTTTGCAGTGCTTCTAGAGTTGGTGTAATGTCGATGAGTTCTGTTTTTATACCGAATTTTTCTGCAACAAGCTTTGCGTGCTCTAAATCCTTTGGATTGTAGGTTTCCCTTTCTGGAAGCATCAGCCCTAAAACCTTGTTTCCTCCGATAGCTATTGCTGATAACGCCGCTGCGGTGCTGCTGTCAACACCTCCAGAAAGGCCGAGAACTACTCCCTTTACCCCTGTTTTTTCTACGTAGTCCCTTATAAAGCGGGATATCTTATTTTTCACTTCTTCCCAGTTTAAGTCCAGAACTTGTGGGGTGAGCCTCAACGGGGAACCCTCATGCCTAATTGGATTAGGCAAGTATTTAAGGACGAAGATGGATAATGACTAAAAGGTTAACGCTTTATGAAGGAGCGGGGTATGGGGCGGAGAAGAAGAAAGGTAGTGCGTATCCCTAAAAGGAAGCTGCCGAAGCTGTTTTCGTGCCCTAGCTGTGGCAAAGAAGCTGTTCGTGTTGAGATGTTCCGCGATGAGAACCGTGCAGTTGTAAGTTGCGGAAACTGTGGGGCAAGGGAGGAGTTTACGATTAAGCAGGCTATGGGTGAGATTGACGTTTACTGCATGTTCACGGATAAATTCTACAGCACACTGAAAGGCTCAACAACAGTTAAAATCGAAGGGCAACAATAGGGGAACATTATGGTGGGCGCTGTAGAAAAGTATCTACTCGATAAAATTCACGTAGAAGGCGCCATCCACATAACCCTCATTGATCCGGAAAAGGTAACTCCCCCTCAAGCATCCTTGATTGCTGAAAAGGCAAGGGCCAGCGGAACATCGGCCATAATGGTGGGCGGGTCCACTTTTGTATCAACAAAACACCTCGATGACATGGTTAAAACGATAAAGCGGGCAGTTGAGCTTCCCGTGATTCTGTTTCCAAACAACGTGACCAGCATAAGCCGTTACGCAGACGCCATTTGGTTCATGTCACTATTAAATTCTGCTGACCCATACTTTATAATAGGCGCTCAAGTCTTAGGGGCACCTTTGGTTCGAAAGTATAATCTAGAACCCATACCAATGGGATATATCATTGTAGGCGAAGGCGGCACCGCTGGCATAATCGGAAAGGCCATCCCCATACCCTACGATAAGCCGGAATTGGCGGCGGCCCACGCGTTGGCAGGGCAATACCTTGGCATGCGTTTTATATATCTAGAGGCTGGCTCTGGCGCGAAGAAACCGGTGCCCCAAGAGATGATTCGAGCTGTTAAATGTTGCATAGACGTGCCCTTGATTGTGGGCGGGGGAATAAGATCCAAAGATCAAGCCATAGCCGCTGTGTCTGCTGGAGCTAATATAATAGTTACGGGTAACGTTGTGGAAGATGGCTGTGTTGAGGATCGTGTGTCCCAGATTATTCAAGGAATAAAGCAGGGCAAAATGCAAGCCTAAACGTTGCGGTTTTTATGTAAAATTTTAACGCGCCTTAGTGGGCTCTAAATGTGCTATTTTCCCTTATTCGTGTTAGAAATTGAAATAAGGCACCCTTGAAAAGGGTGGTGAGAGGTCCACATGAACGCGTCGGTGAGTGCTTCTTATGCAAGATACGTGGAAGGCTTAGAGAGGCAGCTTGAAGAGTTATATTCTATATGCCAAAAAGCTAGGGCGAAGGGCCTTGATCCCTCTCTGGAACCTGAATGTAAAATTGCAAGGGATATGGCTGATCTTGTAGAGGGCCTCGTTGGCCCTAAGGGAGTTGCTGAAAGGATTAGAGAGCTGAGCCAAAGGCTTCCAAGGGAAGAATTGGCGTTTAAGATCGCCGAGGAAATTGTTTATGGAAAATTTGGGCACATGGAGCCCGAAGCTGCCGCCGAACAAGCCGTGCGAACAGCTCTGGCAATTTTGACTGAGGGGCTTACTGCCGCACCAGTTCAAGGAATTGCCCAGGTTAAAATTAAGATGAATCCAGATCACACAAAGTATTTGGCTATTTACTTTGCTGGTCCAATCCGTTCTGCAGGCGGCACAGATCAAGCGTTAACGCTTGTCATTGGTGACTTTATACGTAGGCTTTTGGGGTTGGACCGTTACAAGCCCACCGACGAGGAGATTGCCCGCTTCATAGAGGAGATTAGGCTTTACGAGCGTTCTGTGAGCCGATTCCAATATCACGTTTCAGATGAAGAGCTCTGGAGGGCTTTGAAGTGGATTCCCGTGGAGGTAAACGGTACAGAGACAGATCCAATTGAGGTTTCCTCGTATCGCAACCTTCCAAGGATTGAAACTAATAGGGTGCGAGGCGGCGCATTACGTGTCGTTAATGATGGTGTCGTTGGGCGGGCTTCAAAGGTTTGGGCAATTGTGGAAAAGCTCGGGATTCAAGGATGGGACTGGCTTAAGGATATACGGAAAATGTCTGAGAAAAAATCCGCTGGCTTTATGGACGACATAGTTGCTGGCCGCCCAATATTCTCCTTCCCATCTAGACCCGGGGGTTTCCGTCTACGTTACGGAAGATCAAGAAATACGGGGTTAACGGCGGTGGGCATTCATCCAGCCACAATGCTTGTCCTGCAGGGATTTATTGCCGTGGGCACACAGCTTCGCCTAGAGCTTCCCGGGAAAGGAGGCATAGCCGTTCCCGTGGATGCTTTGGAACCGCCCATTGTCAAACTGCGGGGCGGTTCTGTTGTTAGAGTAACTTTGGAAAACTTTGCCGATATCAGGGGCCAAATTGAGAAAATCCTGTTTCTAGGCGACATTCTAGTCAGTTTTGGAGATTTCTTGTATCAAGGGAAGACGCTGGTTCCCGCTGGATATGCGGAGGAGTGGTGGGTTGAAGATTTGAGGAAAGCTGTAGCCGCCGACTTCAATGGAGACATAGAAAGAGCTGCGGTTCACGTTGGGATAGCCCCTGAAAAACTTCGAGGTTTCATGGAGGATCCGTTTGCGAACAAGCCTTCTTTTGCGGAGGCCGTGGATATTGCCGTTAAATTGAAGGTGCCGCTTCATCCAACTTTTACACCTTTCTGGTCGAGTTTAGGTTCTGTTGAGCAACTCGTCGTCTTGAGGTTTTGGCTCTTAAAGTCCAGCGTTGAATATGACGGTGAGTATGCATGTCGCATTGTCGGTGAGAACAGCGTGGAGGTTAAACAGGCCCTTGAAGCATTATGTTTGCCTCATAGGGTTCTGGATGGCAAGATTGTGGTGGAGGGCAGTGAGGCGTCTGCTTTTGCCTTCTGCCTAGGCCATAAACGTTCTAATGTTGACTTATCAGACAGCAAATCCGTTTTGGACGCTATCATGAAGCTTTCCGGCGTCATTGTTAGGGATAAGGCGCCCACGTTTGTTGGGGCAAGGATGGGGCGACCTGAAAAGGCGAAAAGACGGGAGATGAAACCCCTTGTGCATGTGCTTTTCCCCATAGGCTTGGCGGGGGGATCGCAGAGAGACATAGTTGAGGCTTGTAAAAATGGAAGCGTCTATGTAGAGATTGCGAGGTTGAAATGCCCAAATTGTAATGAGTATATGTTTAGGTCAAAGTGTCCAATATGCGGGGCTGGAACGGTCCTGGAGCTTGCTTGTCCCCGCTGCGGCAGAACACTAAATGGTGGTGGAGTCTGTCCAGTCTGCAAGGCATCCGCAGTCCCTTATGGAAAAAGGCTTGTTGACACTAAGAGGCTCCTTGAGGAGGCTTGTAGTAACCTCGGGGTTCCGACACCGAAGATTTTGAAGGGCGTTAAGGGGTTGACTAATGAGGCAAAGATTCCTGAGATTCTCGAGAAGGGTGTCTTGAGGGCAAAGTATGATTTATCTGTGTACAAGGATGGCACAATTCGTTTTGATGCAACAAACGCCCCTTTAACCCATTTCAAGCCAGCTGAAATTGGTGTTCCAGTCGAGAAACTTGTTCAACTTGGCTATCACCACGATATCCATGGTAAACCATTGACAAGTCCGGAGCAGATCTGTGAGTTAAAAGTGCAGGACGTGGTGATTCCCGTTAAATGCGCAGAATATTTTGTTCGTGTCGCTAACTTTCTGGACGAACTTCTGGAGAGGGTTTATGGTCTCTCACCATACTATAACGTTAAAGGCATCGAAGATCTTGTGGGTCATTTGGTTGTTGGCTTAGCCCCCCATACCTCTGTGGGCATTTTGGGGCGAATAATTGGTTTCACAAACTTAAATGTGTGTTATGCTCATCCCCTTTGGCACTCAGCTAAACGCAGAGACTGTGATGGTGACGAAGACGCTTTAATGCTTGCCTTGGACACGCTGCTGAACTTTTCAAGGAAATTTTTGCCAGCCCAGATTGGCGGGATAATGGATGCTCCATTACTGCTTGTACCAATTGTTAATCCTCGGGAGGTGCAGAGGCAAGCCCACGACTTTGATGTTGCAAAAGCTTACCCGCTTGAATTCTATGAAAAAGCCATGGAAAGAGTTGAAGCCAAACATTTAAGCCCCATCATAGACCTCATTGAACATAGACTTGGAACGGAAGCCCAATATGAAGGCTTCAGCTTCACAGTGCCTACTTCAAACATAAGCCTAGGAGTTGAGGAAAGCGCATATAAACGGTTTAAGACGATGATGGACAAACTTAATGGGCAGCTTGCCCTTGCCGAAAAAATCGCAGCCGTTGACGCTCGAAAAGTGGCATTAAAGGTTTTGGTGAAGCATTTCATTCGCGATATCGCTGGAAACTTAAGGGCATTTTCAACTCAAGGCTTCAGATGTAAAGCATGTAATAAGCGATTTCGCCGTCTGCCGCTTAGGGGCAAGTGTCCGCAGTGTGGGGGCGAATTAACCCTAACGGTTTACCGGGGTGGTATAGAAAAATATCTGGAGGCAGCGGAGCACATAATTCGGAAGTATAACCTGCCAAAGTATTATGCCCAGAGACTAAGCCTTATGAGGGATGAGATTGTCTCCTTGTTCGAGAGCAAAAAGCCCAGGCAAATCAGCCTCGTAGACTTTGCTTAGGTGAAACCTTTTCTATCCATGTACCGTTATTACTTTTATATTGATGGACGATGCCCAAGGAGAGTTTTCATCCAAACGCCTACTTGACAGACTTTAGAAATGTTAAGATGGGATTGAAAACGAGAACGGCTATTCTAGAGGTTCTGGAGAAGACTCCGGCTGGTGCAAAGGAAATAGCAAATAGAACTGGTCTTCAATACAATGTTGTGCTGCATCACCTGAAGCTTCTAGAGGCAAAGGGCATTGTTCAACGGAAGAGTGGCAGACCCTCCACTTGGATGCTTACCGGGCTTGGGCAAAAACGCCTAGGCTAGTTCGCCGATTTAGAATGGGCATTGGCACGGGATTTTGGCGCATTTTGGACATTTACCATCATACTTGCCAATGGCTGCCTCCTCCAGATTTACATTGGTTATGTTTGCCAGAGAAGCTAACCAAGCGAAAACGTCCGCAAACTCGGCTTCCAAAGCCTTTCTGTCTTCAGATTTTAAGGCTTCACCCAACTCCGCAACCTCTTCAACAAGCCACTCAAACGTCTTTTCAGCACCCCTCTGCGAGTCTCTATGAAAATACAACCGACGCATTAACTCCTGAAACTCGCGTATATGCACTTTTCAACCTCGAACTTGTATATGTTCTTGCGCTTTAAATTTTAGGGTTACTGGAGGCTTTGCTGACCTTTAGCAATTATATGAATCACCTTTACGCCCTTTCTTTCGAGGTGGGCGGCAATGAATCTTCTATGGCAGTATTTGGGGTTCACCTCCATGCACATTATGCATGTCCTTTTTTGGGCGGCAATCTCCAAAAGGTTCTTTACGCCCTCCCTGAAGATTTTTGTTTGCATATGTTTTTCATAGCCGCCCTTCCGGTAGCCCCCCAGTTCCTTTCCAAGCCATAGATATTCTATTCCATTTTCTGGGAGCCACTTTTCCATGTTCTCTCTTTTGAAATGCTCACTTTTTGACGTTGGAAAACTGCGGACATCCACCAGCACTTGGATTTTATGCTCCTTTAAAAGTTCAAGGAAGGTGTTTATGGAGCGGTTGCTGTGTCCAATTGTCCAGATGGTTGTTTTTTCCAAGCTTGAACCTAACGGATTTTTATGTACTGGTAAGCCTCTGTTGCGTTTTCAAAGCAGTAATGCACTTTCTGATAGCCTTTTCTGAACTCCACCACATCCGCCTTAACCTTTTCCGGGGGCTCCTTATCTATTACTACTCGTTTCATGAATTCGGCTATCTCAATCATTTCGGATTCACGCATTCCAAGCCTAGTAACCTCTGAAACGCCAAGCCTTATGCCTCCGGGGTTCTGGAAGTGCCGTCCCTCCTTAATGTCCCAGGGCAAGAGATTCCTATTTACTATTATATTTGCGTTCTCAAGCATTTTTTCAATGGTGCCACCATCACCCTGTTTTGTCACATCTATAAGGATCACATGGGACTCCGTGAACCCCTTATGTTCAGCCAAAACATTGAAGCCGCGTTCATAGAGGGCTTGGGCAAGGGCCTTCGCGTTTCTGATCACTTGACGGGCATATTCCCTTCCGAACTCGAGCAGTTCGGCGGCAGCGATGGCCACTCCTGCCACTGCATGTAGATGGTGATTGCTCACCATTCCCGGAAACGTCGCCCTCTTTATTCTATCCGCATATTCTTCCCATGAGAGAACTCCACCATGTTGTGGTCCAAAGAATGTTTTGTGAGTGCTAAGACTTACAACGTCGGCTCCCTCCCTCAACGGGTCTTGGAAGCATTTTCCAGCGATGAGTCCTGCGACGTGTGCCGCGTCATAACCAACTATGCCGCCCACCGAGTGAATTGTGTCCGCTAACTCTTTTACTGGATGGGGGAATGGGAATACGCTGGCTCCAAACATCACAAGCTTCGGCGGCCTCCCCTCTGCCGCAAGTTTTTCAATTCGCTGTTTTGCCTTATCCACGTCAATGTTCAACTCCTTATAATCCAGAGGAAGGTATTCCACCACTAAGCCGTGGACGGCTCCAGCTGTGCCCCCCAACTCCTTTTTCCCCATTGTAATGTGGCCGCCGCATGGTATTGACAAGGCCATCATGACGTCGCCGGGTTCTGTAAAAGCCGTGTAAACGACAAGATTTGCCACAACACCTGAAATCGGTCGGACATCCACAAATTCCGCGTCGAAAAGCCTTTTCATAAGTTCAATACACTTAAACTCCACTTGATCTATAAAGCGGCATCCGGCATAAACCCGCTCTCCAGGCCAGCCTTCAGCATAACGGTTTCCAAAATCTGTTGTTAGTGCCTCCCGCACCGCCGGGCTGGGGATATTCTCGCTTGCAATTAGGGAGATGCATTCACGGAACCATTCATGATGTTTCTGGAGAAGCCCTAATACATAATCGTATTCTTCACGGGGTGTCAGCACATGAACACCTCGCTCACACTATCCCTCTTTCTCGAATAAAACTATTTTGAGTTCAACGCAACGTTAATAATGAAGAACAACGTAAGCTAGATACGTTGGGCCCTCAATGAGCAAGAAGAAAAAGAGCGAATCCGCACCTATGCCCGCGGCAAGCGCTGGACTTTTAAGATTCTTTGAAGAGGAGACTGAAGGAATCAAGGTTAGACCTGAACTCCTCGTGGCCGCCGCCATCGCATTAATAGTTATCTGCATTTTAGCTCGCGTATTCTTCTGAATTTAAATTCAGCGACGAGATGGCGGATGCAAAACCTCTATCCTTTGAACGGCATTTAAGTGAATGAATATCTCGCTGCGCTCCTCCCTAGCGGCCACCTGCGGAATTGGCTGAGCTATGGTTGCCCTCAAGATTATGGCCTCCGCCTCTGAAAGCCATATCCCCGGAGGCTCACGAGTTACTGCAGCTAATGTTCCCTCAAAGCCGTAGGACGGATCAAGAATCACCCTAACCGTTTTTCCCAAGTTTTTCTCAAGCATGTGGAATATTGTTGGCGGAATATTTTGTTGTTCAGGCATAGGATCAGCAAAGTCTTATTGGTGGTGGAGGGATAAAACAGTTGCTATCCCCATCACTTCCAGTGCAACCGTAAGGGTTCAGTTTCCCTTTTCCCAATTGTTTGTGCGACACTTTAATATGCTGAGAATTTTCATAAAAACCGCTTGGGAAGGATGCCAATGAACCCAGATGACTCCTTTAATCAGCACTTAGACAGGGCTGTTAGGCATTATTCATCACTTTTTACGTTGCCCTCTTATAGACGTAGTCTCGCTTTCTCATGGGTGATATGTCAAGTCATCGGCCTGCTCCATGCCTTTTCCATTAATCCCGTCTTATCCGGGCTTGTTCATGGTTTGGTTCTGGGCTTCTCCCTTTTTGCCGTCACGGTGCTTATAAATTACTGCCTGAGGCTTTGTGCTTTTAGAAAGGATCCCGTCTATGATTTGAGGCGAATAGCTGCTCTTTCTCTTTTCTGCTGGATTTTCTGGCTTCCCTTCATCCTTATGGGTTCTTTCGCTGCATTTCTTTTTAGTCGAGTGTGGGCTGTTAGACTTTGCTTGATGGGCTTCTCCACCATTCTAATCTTACGTTTGATAACGCTTTACGTGACCTCTTCGTCCAACGTAAAATCCTTCTTGGCGGCTTCTATCGTTCCACCCCTCTTATGTTTAGCCCCCTTCACCCTTCTTTGGTTGAACGTGGCGAATCCTTGGAGGGTTTCTCTGTTCTTGCCGTTCGCCCTTGCTGTCGCCCTTTTCTCCAGTTTTCTCTTCATAGCTCTCCTTAACAACGTTGGCCGAAAGGTTGTGGGTTTTCCCTCTTTGTATATTTTCAAGGCGTTCCTTTTGAACTGGATTGCCAATTTAAATGAGCCCTTCGAATATTTCCTCGAAAGCCTCGGCGAGGAAAGCGAAGTCGATGTCTCAATTCTGCGCTTTGACCGGGAAGCTGGCAGCGTTTATGTGGTTGTTCCCTCGGTTCATCCTGGTCCATTCAAAAATATTGGAAGCAGTCTCCTGCCATCAATGCTTAAAGACAGCTTAGAGCAAAAGTTGGGCGGTGTCGTATGTGTGCCGCTGGGGCTGCTCGGCCATGAACGTGATCTGGCATCTCAAAAAGAATGTCAAAAAATAATTGATCATGTTGTTGAGTCCGTCGCTTTTATAGCCAGCGAGGATGGAGCCACACCTTTCTTCAAGGTTAAAAATGAACCAGCTACTGTGTGCTGTCAATGGCTTGGAAACGTTGCTCTATTCACTTTTTCCCTAGCGCCACATACCACTGAGGACCTCCCACCCGACTTGGGTCTTTATGTTCAAAACAAAGCCGAGAAGATGGGCTTGGAAAACTGCGTTTTTGTAAATGCCCATAACAGTATAGATGGGGTTCTTGAACCGGAGAAGGCTTTGAAGGCTCTAGAGGAGGCTGCCCTAGCTTGTCTGGATAAAGTTTCCTCGTCGGAGAAGTTCCCTTTCAAGGTGGGCGCCGCCGTTGTTAAGCCCAAGGAGTTCAGCCTTTCAGATGGTATGGGATCCGGCGGCATAACTGTGGTGGTTGTTGAGGTTGGTGGGGCGAAAACGGCTTACGTGGTTTTTGACGGAAACAATATGGTTTCAGGATTGCGAGAGAAGATTCTGTCAGCGCTAAAGCCGCTGGGCATCCATGACGGGGAAGTCTTAACAACGGACACGCATTCTGTGAATGCGGTAACTTTGACTACCCGAGGATATCATCCAATAGGCGAGGTTATGAATCATGAAAGGATCGTCGAGTACATCAAGGAGGCAACATGCGCTGCCATCGCAAACTTGAGTCAAGCCAAGGTTGGCTTCCGCCGCATAAAAATTCGGAAAGTTAGGGTTATTGGGAGGGAAGCCCTAGAAAAACTATGTGTGCTCCCGGA
This genomic window contains:
- a CDS encoding NAD+ synthase, whose protein sequence is MRLTPQVLDLNWEEVKNKISRFIRDYVEKTGVKGVVLGLSGGVDSSTAAALSAIAIGGNKVLGLMLPERETYNPKDLEHAKLVAEKFGIKTELIDITPTLEALQKTIPAFDPEDKLCKGNLKARTRMLYLYYYANKFNLIVCGSSDKSETMIGYFTKWGDIAADIAPLMDLYKTQVRKLAKHIGIPEDIANKPATPMLWPGQTAEEEIGVKYELLDLILYGLEHFMKVEEIAEQLNIKRELVEKIEKRWRAMEHKRRMPLTTKIQYRTVGFDFRLPHTQS
- a CDS encoding carbon-nitrogen hydrolase family protein gives rise to the protein MKQRFRVALAQINCQRGDKEANTQKIEEYTKRAKQQNADLVIFPELSLTGYMLGDELYKLAETIPGPSTNRIERIAQEQEAYIIFGMPELSEKTQATLYNTAVIVGPQGLIGRYRKMYLPTHSVFEEKRYFRQGHHVGVFETDLGRIGLIICYDVFFPEVSRLTRLEGAQLIICISASPAVRKAFFETLTVARAMENTAFLAYVNLVGIEDGLQFWGGSRLVGPNGRIIVSAKYDEEDLVIGEIDYTEIRQVEPFVPTLKDLRPEIFDKLKEKAENL
- a CDS encoding pyridoxal phosphate-dependent aminotransferase, which translates into the protein MAKEIPDVINLSVGEPDFSPPSHVLEGGLKAVMQGKTHYTPTNGIPELREALARKAYRDYGLRYDPNSEILVTVGGTEAIALAILALVNPEDEVLIPDPGFVCYSPNVLLAGGLPVSVPLLEQNGFKPSIDTVISLITGKSRVMIINSPNNPTGTVLSYDDLAALARIAVERDLIVISDEVYENIVYDDAKHYCLASFPGMRERTLVINSFSKTYAMTGLRVGYVYGPRELVYPLWLVHQYFVACVDTFAQYAALAALEGPQDFVKEMVREFDRRRRFVYKRLNEIEGFSCNLPKGAFYVFPNIKRFQRSSEEFSQMLLKEARVATVPGSAFGSYGEGYIRLSYAASYEQLEEAMNRIEKVVKQLKV
- a CDS encoding geranylgeranylglyceryl/heptaprenylglyceryl phosphate synthase gives rise to the protein MVGAVEKYLLDKIHVEGAIHITLIDPEKVTPPQASLIAEKARASGTSAIMVGGSTFVSTKHLDDMVKTIKRAVELPVILFPNNVTSISRYADAIWFMSLLNSADPYFIIGAQVLGAPLVRKYNLEPIPMGYIIVGEGGTAGIIGKAIPIPYDKPELAAAHALAGQYLGMRFIYLEAGSGAKKPVPQEMIRAVKCCIDVPLIVGGGIRSKDQAIAAVSAGANIIVTGNVVEDGCVEDRVSQIIQGIKQGKMQA